GGCACCGGCTGGCCGAGATGCACACCCGCGCCGAGGCCGCCCGGGCGTACGTGCACGAGGTCGCCGTTCGGGTGGCGGCCGGTGAGCCGGTGGTGACCGAGGTGGCGATGGCCAAGAACGTGGCGGTGGCCGCCTGCGACGAGGTCGTCGACCAGGCGTTGCAGTTGCACGGCGGGTTCGGCTACATGCGCGACGCCGAGGTGGAGCGGCACTACCGCGACGCCCGGATCCTCGGCATCGGCGGCGGCGCCACCGAGATCATGAACGAGATCATCGTGAAGGGGATGGGCCTGTGACCACACTGGACACCACGGTCGATCCGTCCGCGCCCGGCTTCGTGGCGAACCGGGCGGCGCTGCTGGAACGGCTCGCCGAGCTGGACGCGGCGCTGGACCAGGCCCGCGCGGGCGGCGGCGAGAAGTACGTGGCCCGGCACCACAAGCGGGGCAAGCTGCTGGCCCGGGAGCGGATCGAGCTGCTGGTGGACGCCGACAGCCCGTTCCTGGAGCTGTCGCCGGTCGCCGCGTACGGCACGGACTTCCCGGTGGGCGCCAGCGTGGTCACCGGCATCGGCGTGGTCGAGGGCGTGGAGTGCCTGATCGTCGCGAACGACCCGACGGTACGCGGCGGCGCGGTCAACCCGTGGTCGCTGGCGAAGACGCGGCGGGCCGGTGAGATCGCGCTGGCCAACCGGCTGCCGATGGTCAACCTGGTCGAGTCGGCCGGGGCGGACCTGCCCACCCAGGCGGAGATCTTCATCCCGGGTGGTCGGGTGTTCCGTGACCTGACCCGACTCTCGGCCGCGGGCATCCCCACTGTCAGCGTGGTCTTCGGCAACGCCACGGCCGGTGGCGCGTACGTGCCGGGGATGTCCGACCACGTGATCATGATCCGGGACCGGTCACAGGTCTACCTGGCCGGGCCGCCGCTGGTGAAGATGGCGACCGGCGAGGTCACCGACGACGAGTCGCTGGGCGGTGCGGCGATGCACGCCGGCACGTCCGGGCTCGCCGACCACCTGGCCGAGGACGAGCGGGACGGCATCCGGCTGGCCCGGCAGTGCGTACGACGGCTGAACTGGCGCAAGCACGGCCCGTCGCCCCGTACGGCGGTGCCGCAGCCGCCGAAGTACGACCCGGACGAGCTGCTCGGCATCGCCAGCGCCGACCTGAAGGTGCCGTTCGATCCCCGTGAGGTGCTGGCCCGGATCCTCGACGGCAGCGACTTCGACGAGTTCAAGCCCGCGTACGGGGGCGCGTTGGTCACCGGTTGGGGCGAGCTGCACGGCTACCCGGTGGGCGTGCTGGCCAACGCCCGCGGTGTGCTGTTCAGCGAGGAGGCGCAGAAGGCGGCTCAGTTCATCCAGCTCGCGAACGCCTCGAACACCCCGCTGATCTTCCTCCAGAACACCACCGGCTACATGGTCGGCACCGAGTACGAGCAGCGCGGCATCATCAAGCACGGCGCTTTGATGATCAACGCGGTGTCCAACTCGACGGTGCCGCACCTGACGGTGAACCTGGGCGCCTCCTACGGGGCCGGCAACTACGGCATGTGCGGCCGGGCGTACGACCCGAGGTTCCTGTTCACCTGGCCGAACGCCAAGTCGGCGGTGATGGGCCCGGCGCAGCTCGCCGGGGTGCTGTCCATCGTGGCCCGGCAGGCGGCGGCCGCACGGGGGCGCGACTACGACGAGGACTCCGACGCGGCGATGCGGATGATGGTCGAGCAGCAGATCGAGTCCCAGTCGGGCGCGCTGTTCCTCTCCGGCCGGCTCTACGACGACGGCGTGATCGATCCCCGGGACACACGGACCGTCCTCGGGCTCTGCCTCTCGGCGATCCACAACGGCCCGGTCAAGGGTGCCGACGGCTACGGCATCTTCCGGATGTGAGAGGCGAACTGATGATGATTCGGAAACTGCTCGTTGCCAATCGCGGTGAGATCGCGCGTCGGGTCTTCGCGACCTGTCGTGCGCTGGGCGTGGAGACGGTCGCCGTGCACTCGGACGCGGACGCCGCCGAGCCGTTCGTCGGCGAGGCCGACCAGGCGGTCCGGCTGCCCGGGGCCACGCCGACCGAGACGTACCTTCAGGTCGAGAAGATCCTGGACGCGGCCCGGCGCAGCGGCGCGGACGCCGTCCATCCGGGTTACGGCTTCCTTGCCGAGAACGCCGAGTTCGCGGCGGCGGTGACCGACGCGGGGCTGACCTGGGTGGGTCCGCCGGCCAAGGTGATCGCGGCGATGGGCGACAAGCTGGCGGCCAAGGCGATGCTCGCCGAGGCGGGCGTGCCGATGTTGCCGAGCTGGACCGACACCGATGGGATCTCGGACTTCCCGGTGCTGGTGAAGGCGTCCGCCGGCGGTGGTGGGCGGGGGATGCGGATCGTCCGGGACGCCGCGGGGTTGGCCGAGGCCGTCGCGTCCGCGCGCCGCGAGGCGGCTGCGGCGTTCGGCGACGGCACGGTCTTCATCGAGCGGTACGTCGAACGCGGCCGGCACGTCGAGGTGCAGATCTTCGGCGACACCCATGGGACCGTGCACGTGCTCGGTGTCCGGGAGTGCTCGATCCAGCGCCGACACCAGAAGATCATTGAGGAGGCTCCGGGTGATCTCCCGCCGGGGCTGCATGATCGCCTGCACGAGACGGCCATGGCTGCCGGACGGGCGGTCGACTATGTGGGCGCCGGCACTGTTGAGTTCCTGCTGGCGCCGACCGGCGAGTTCTTCTTCCTGGAGATGAACACCCGACTCCAGGTGGAGCACCCCGTCACCGAGTTGGTCACCCCGGTTGGGCTGGACCTGGTTCGGATGCAGCTGCTGGTGGCCGAGGGCGCACCGCTGCCCGCACATCACCACTACCCGGCCACGCGCGGCTACGCGATTGAGGTACGGCTGTGCGCCGAGGAGCCGGCGCAGGGTTGGCGGCCCGCCACCGGCACCCTGCACCGCTTCAGCGTGCCGGGGGTGGACCGCGAGTTCGGCTGGATCCAGCGGGCGGGTCTACG
This portion of the Micromonospora zamorensis genome encodes:
- a CDS encoding acyl-CoA carboxylase subunit beta — protein: MTTLDTTVDPSAPGFVANRAALLERLAELDAALDQARAGGGEKYVARHHKRGKLLARERIELLVDADSPFLELSPVAAYGTDFPVGASVVTGIGVVEGVECLIVANDPTVRGGAVNPWSLAKTRRAGEIALANRLPMVNLVESAGADLPTQAEIFIPGGRVFRDLTRLSAAGIPTVSVVFGNATAGGAYVPGMSDHVIMIRDRSQVYLAGPPLVKMATGEVTDDESLGGAAMHAGTSGLADHLAEDERDGIRLARQCVRRLNWRKHGPSPRTAVPQPPKYDPDELLGIASADLKVPFDPREVLARILDGSDFDEFKPAYGGALVTGWGELHGYPVGVLANARGVLFSEEAQKAAQFIQLANASNTPLIFLQNTTGYMVGTEYEQRGIIKHGALMINAVSNSTVPHLTVNLGASYGAGNYGMCGRAYDPRFLFTWPNAKSAVMGPAQLAGVLSIVARQAAAARGRDYDEDSDAAMRMMVEQQIESQSGALFLSGRLYDDGVIDPRDTRTVLGLCLSAIHNGPVKGADGYGIFRM
- a CDS encoding acetyl/propionyl/methylcrotonyl-CoA carboxylase subunit alpha, coding for MIRKLLVANRGEIARRVFATCRALGVETVAVHSDADAAEPFVGEADQAVRLPGATPTETYLQVEKILDAARRSGADAVHPGYGFLAENAEFAAAVTDAGLTWVGPPAKVIAAMGDKLAAKAMLAEAGVPMLPSWTDTDGISDFPVLVKASAGGGGRGMRIVRDAAGLAEAVASARREAAAAFGDGTVFIERYVERGRHVEVQIFGDTHGTVHVLGVRECSIQRRHQKIIEEAPGDLPPGLHDRLHETAMAAGRAVDYVGAGTVEFLLAPTGEFFFLEMNTRLQVEHPVTELVTPVGLDLVRMQLLVAEGAPLPAHHHYPATRGYAIEVRLCAEEPAQGWRPATGTLHRFSVPGVDREFGWIQRAGLRLDSGVVEGSVVGVHYDSLLAKLIAVAPTRSEAARALAGALARAEIHGVATNRDLLVRVLRSREFAAGEIDTGFLDRHPEVFAPLLPADQVPLTALAAALAGAAHRRSTAPVLAGLPSGWRNVAAFPQVARFTGPDGTEIEIRYRLDRTGGLAEWSSTSATASGGSANGPEAPEPAAEPVVALVEATPDRVVLDVDGVRCAYRVHRVGSAVFVDGPDGAASLAELPRLPLPTAEVAAGSLLAPLPGAVTRVHVQVGQRVTAGEPLLTLEAMKLEHPVLAPTDGVVAELPVPAGGQVQTGAVLAVIDSSPATGDLEPSNPEEDPR